Proteins from one Microcaecilia unicolor chromosome 2, aMicUni1.1, whole genome shotgun sequence genomic window:
- the LOC115461935 gene encoding olfactory receptor 1C1-like produces MDQMNETEVIEFVLLGLTDRVALRGLLIAVFLAMYLINMLGNGTMISVISGSPQLHSPMYIFLCNLSFVDLCFTSVTVPKMLSNLISNKKTISYSACITQLYFFVAFAGSECVLLSIMAYDRYVAICNPLHYFTIMNKKVCLSMSAACLIICFLNSLLHTLLVYRLSFCNSNLIEHFFCDFTPLLKLSCTDTSINELVLFTEASLIAVLPFLIILISYFRIINAILKIQSTGGRHKTFSTCSSHLTVVILFYGTLIFMYFRPSSSYALEKDKIASVVYNVVSPMVNPFIYSLRNRDVKLALKTALQRKLSLRITG; encoded by the coding sequence ATGGATCAGATGAATGAGACAGAAGTGATAGAATTTGTTCTTCTGGGCCTCACAGACCGTGTGGCGCTAAGAGGTCTCCTCATTGCAGTGTTCCTAGCTATGTACCTGATCAACATGCTGGGGAATGGAACCATGATCTCAGTTATAAGTGGGAGTCCCCAACTCCATAGCCCCATGTATATATTTCTCTGTAACTTGTCTTTCGTGGACTTGTGTTTCACTTCAGTTACCGTCCCCAAAATGTTAAGCAACCTCATCTCTAACAAGAAAACCATCTCCTACTCTGCATGTATCACCCAGCTCTATTTTTTTGTTGCCTTTGCTGGATCCGAATGTGTGCTGTTGTCCATTATGGCATATGATCGTTACGTTGCCATTTGTAATCCACTGCATTATTTCACAATAATGAACAAGAAGGTATGTCTAAGTATGTCTGCCGCTTGTTTGATCATCTGTTTTCTGAACTCCTTATTACATACATTGTTGGTATACCGACTCTCCTTCTGCAACTCCAACTTAATCGAACACTTCTTCTGTGACTTCACACCACTGCTTAAGCTCTCTTGTACAGACACCTCCATCAATGAGCTGGTGCTTTTCACAGAGGCCTCACTGATTGCAGTACTACCCTTCCTGATCATCCTGATCTCCTACTTCCGCATCATTAATGCCATCCTAAAGATCCAGTCCACTGGTGGAAGGCATAAGACCTTTTCTACCTGCTCTTCCCACCTCACTGTGGTAATACTTTTTTATGGGACActaatttttatgtattttaggcCTTCTTCCAGCTATGCTTTGGAAAAAGATAAAATTGCCAGTGTGGTGTACAATGTGGTATCTCCCATggttaacccattcatctacagcCTGAGGAATAGGGATGTGAAGCTGGCACTGAAGACTGCTCTACAGAGAAAACTGTCTCTCAGAATTACAGGGTAA